The Thiothrix subterranea genome has a segment encoding these proteins:
- a CDS encoding type II toxin-antitoxin system VapC family toxin, which produces MTMRKVLLDANLLIAALDDGSTTSETERTKAKQTLAALLSNEEVTLIITPLIRYEVLRGIGWQDQVRFAQLKQSLDGLTELDVNRNVSELAANLFRFDRAENTDQQRNIEKRKFDVFHLASAKCHDLELASQDSDIAGLEGLHERYLHRSRFEVI; this is translated from the coding sequence ATGACCATGCGCAAGGTTTTATTAGACGCAAACTTATTGATCGCCGCCTTGGATGACGGTAGCACAACTTCCGAAACCGAACGTACCAAAGCCAAGCAGACTTTGGCAGCCTTATTGAGCAATGAGGAGGTGACGCTGATTATCACCCCATTGATTCGCTACGAAGTGCTGCGCGGCATTGGCTGGCAAGATCAGGTACGTTTTGCCCAGTTGAAACAATCACTGGATGGTTTGACCGAGTTGGATGTTAATCGCAATGTCTCCGAACTGGCAGCCAACTTATTCCGCTTTGACCGTGCAGAGAATACAGACCAGCAACGCAATATTGAAAAGCGCAAGTTTGATGTGTTCCACCTTGCCAGCGCCAAGTGCCACGATTTGGAACTGGCATCGCAAGATTCAGATATTGCGGGGTTAGAAGGGTTACATGAGCGTTATCTGCACCGCAGCCGTTTCGAGGTCATCTAA
- a CDS encoding type I restriction-modification system subunit M, with the protein MNDTISQDSINKALWAACDTFRGTISADTYKDFILTMLFLKYISDVWQDHYERYQAEYGDEPELITEMMKSERFVLPPIASFYALYEHRHEPGNGERIDQALHAIEEANGTKLKDAGKSVFQDISFNTDKLGEEKQKNTILRHLLEDFAKPELNLKPSRVGTLDVIGNAYEYMIKNFAASGGQKAGEFYTPPEVSDLMAELLEPQPGDSICDPACGSGSLLMKCGRKIVANFGSRQYALHGQEAIGSTWSLAKMNMFLHGEDNHKIEWGDTIRNPKLLDKNGNLMLFDIVTANPPFSLDKWGHDDAENDKFSRFRRGIPPKTKGDYAFILHMIETLKPDTGRMGVVVPHGVLFRGSSEGQIRQKLIEENLLDAVIGLPEKLFYGTGIPAAILLFRKDKHDTNVLFIDASRECKAGKNQNLLTAENIRKVLETYQTGKSVEKYAYLASLADIRENDYNLNIPRYVDTFEEEETIDLMAVRRERLQLQQQLAALETEMAGYLEELGYDSK; encoded by the coding sequence ATGAACGACACCATCAGCCAAGACAGCATCAACAAAGCCCTGTGGGCAGCCTGCGACACTTTTCGCGGCACGATCAGCGCCGATACTTACAAGGATTTCATCCTCACCATGCTGTTCCTCAAGTACATCTCAGACGTGTGGCAGGATCATTACGAACGCTATCAGGCGGAGTACGGCGATGAGCCGGAACTGATTACTGAAATGATGAAAAGCGAACGCTTTGTGCTGCCGCCTATCGCCAGTTTCTACGCCTTGTATGAGCACCGCCATGAACCGGGCAACGGTGAGCGCATTGACCAAGCCTTGCACGCGATTGAGGAAGCCAATGGCACAAAACTCAAGGATGCGGGCAAAAGCGTGTTCCAAGATATTTCGTTTAACACCGACAAGCTGGGCGAGGAAAAGCAGAAAAACACCATCTTGCGCCACTTGCTGGAAGATTTTGCCAAGCCGGAACTCAACCTCAAACCCAGCCGCGTGGGAACGCTGGATGTGATTGGCAATGCCTACGAGTACATGATCAAAAACTTTGCCGCCAGTGGTGGGCAAAAGGCGGGCGAGTTTTATACCCCGCCGGAAGTGTCCGATTTGATGGCGGAGCTATTAGAGCCGCAACCGGGTGACAGCATTTGTGACCCGGCGTGTGGTTCGGGGTCGTTGCTGATGAAGTGTGGGCGCAAGATCGTCGCCAACTTCGGCAGCAGGCAATACGCGCTGCACGGGCAGGAGGCGATTGGTTCTACTTGGTCGCTGGCGAAGATGAATATGTTCCTGCACGGCGAAGACAATCATAAGATCGAATGGGGCGACACCATCCGCAACCCCAAATTGCTGGATAAAAACGGCAACCTGATGCTGTTTGACATCGTGACCGCCAACCCGCCGTTTTCACTGGACAAATGGGGGCATGACGACGCGGAAAATGACAAGTTCAGCCGTTTCCGGCGCGGCATTCCGCCCAAAACCAAAGGCGACTATGCGTTCATCCTGCACATGATCGAAACGCTGAAGCCGGATACCGGGCGCATGGGCGTGGTGGTTCCGCATGGGGTGTTGTTCCGGGGGTCATCCGAGGGGCAAATCCGCCAGAAGCTGATTGAGGAAAACTTGCTGGATGCGGTGATTGGTTTGCCGGAAAAGCTGTTTTACGGCACGGGCATTCCGGCGGCGATTCTGTTGTTCCGCAAGGATAAGCACGATACCAACGTGTTATTCATTGATGCCAGCCGCGAATGCAAGGCGGGCAAGAACCAGAATTTGCTGACGGCAGAGAATATCCGCAAGGTGCTGGAAACGTACCAGACCGGCAAAAGCGTGGAGAAATACGCCTACCTCGCCAGCCTTGCCGACATCCGCGAGAACGATTACAACCTCAATATTCCGCGCTATGTTGATACGTTTGAGGAAGAGGAAACCATTGATTTGATGGCGGTACGGCGCGAGCGGCTGCAACTGCAACAGCAGTTGGCGGCGTTGGAAACGGAGATGGCGGGGTATTTGGAGGAGTTGGGGTATGACTCAAAATAG
- the dinD gene encoding DNA damage-inducible protein D has product MDKEHQLFEQCKHLDKNGIEYWSARELSKLIGYSEYRHFLPVLSKAQEACLNSGHAINDHFEDILAMVKIGSGAQRKLDDVKLSRYACYLVVQNGDPSKPVIAAGQTYFAVQTRRQELADDDAFKQLKEDEKRLFLRNELREHNKQLVEAAQQAGVATNLDFAIFQNHGYKGLYGGLDQKGIHARKGLKKSQKILDHMGSTELAANLFRATQTEEKLKRDNVQGKHQANQTHFAVGRKVRQTIEELGGTMPENLPTPEKAIKQLETGSKALGKKDQ; this is encoded by the coding sequence ATGGACAAGGAACATCAACTGTTTGAACAGTGTAAACACCTAGATAAGAACGGTATTGAATACTGGTCTGCCCGTGAACTTTCAAAGTTGATTGGATACTCAGAATATCGTCACTTTCTGCCAGTTCTCAGCAAAGCCCAAGAAGCGTGCCTGAATAGTGGACATGCCATCAATGACCATTTCGAGGACATCCTCGCAATGGTTAAAATTGGGTCAGGAGCGCAACGCAAGCTTGATGATGTGAAGTTGTCCCGTTATGCCTGCTATCTGGTGGTACAAAATGGCGATCCCTCCAAACCTGTCATCGCCGCTGGACAGACGTACTTTGCGGTGCAAACACGGCGGCAAGAGCTGGCGGACGATGACGCATTCAAGCAGCTTAAAGAGGATGAAAAACGCCTGTTTTTACGCAATGAACTCAGGGAACACAATAAGCAATTGGTTGAAGCAGCCCAACAGGCGGGGGTGGCGACCAACTTGGACTTCGCCATTTTTCAGAATCACGGTTACAAAGGGCTGTACGGTGGGCTTGATCAAAAAGGTATTCATGCCCGCAAAGGGCTGAAGAAAAGCCAAAAAATCCTCGATCACATGGGGTCAACCGAACTGGCAGCCAATCTATTCCGAGCCACGCAAACAGAAGAAAAACTAAAGCGTGATAATGTGCAAGGCAAGCATCAGGCTAACCAAACCCATTTTGCAGTGGGTCGGAAAGTCAGGCAAACCATTGAGGAACTGGGTGGAACAATGCCAGAAAACCTGCCTACGCCAGAGAAGGCGATTAAACAATTGGAAACTGGCAGCAAAGCATTAGGCAAAAAGGATCAATAA
- a CDS encoding urease subunit beta produces MIPGQLFAAEGDIELNAGRETVTLTVANTGDRPIQVGSHYHFFETNNALAFEREATRGFRLNIPAGTAVRFEPGQTREVELVALAGTREVYGFQGKIMGTL; encoded by the coding sequence ATGATTCCCGGACAACTTTTCGCTGCTGAAGGCGACATCGAACTCAATGCAGGGCGCGAAACCGTTACCCTCACCGTTGCCAATACCGGCGACCGCCCGATTCAAGTCGGGTCGCACTACCATTTCTTTGAAACCAACAACGCCCTCGCGTTTGAACGCGAAGCCACACGCGGTTTTCGCTTGAACATTCCGGCGGGAACTGCCGTAAGGTTCGAGCCGGGGCAAACCCGCGAAGTCGAACTGGTAGCACTCGCTGGTACACGCGAAGTCTACGGTTTCCAAGGCAAAATCATGGGGACATTATAA
- the ureA gene encoding urease subunit gamma has protein sequence MELTPREKDKLLLFTAGLLAERRKARGLKLNYPEAIAYISCAIMEGARDGRSVAEMMDYGRTLLTRDDVMDGIADMIHDVQVEATFPDGTKLVTVHDPIV, from the coding sequence ATGGAACTCACCCCCCGCGAAAAAGACAAGCTACTGCTATTCACCGCCGGATTGCTGGCAGAACGCCGCAAAGCGCGTGGCTTAAAACTCAACTACCCTGAAGCGATTGCCTACATCAGTTGCGCGATTATGGAAGGCGCACGCGATGGGCGTTCCGTCGCCGAAATGATGGACTACGGGCGTACCCTGCTGACCCGTGACGACGTGATGGACGGCATCGCCGACATGATCCACGACGTGCAGGTGGAAGCCACTTTCCCTGACGGCACGAAACTCGTCACCGTGCATGACCCGATTGTGTAA
- a CDS encoding restriction endonuclease subunit S, with protein MLPKEWERKPIKDVCDSIIDCVNKTAPVVDYKTPFKMLRTTNIRDGRVNTKDVRYVTEYTYKEWVRRGAPKVGDLIFTREAPVGEIGVLEDDNGIFLGQRTMMYRANLKKADNYFLFYSLQSRFCQKQIEDFSNGGTVAHMRVPDCGEIIVNIPPLPEQKKIAQILFTWDKAITTTEQLLANSQQQKKALMQQLLTGKKRLKGVGSEWKSNKLGEFFSRVTEKNNGQSINVVTISGQQGLIRQDEFFKKSIASDILDEYFLLRKGQFAYNKSYSNGYPMGAIKRLNRYDDGVVTTLYICFEVSDKDRADADFFEHYFESGLMIKGLMQIANEGGRAHGLLNVKPSDFFNLKINIPSFEEQQKIAAVLSAADREIEVLQQKLEGLKQEKKALMQQLLTGKRRVKV; from the coding sequence ATGCTGCCTAAAGAATGGGAAAGAAAACCAATCAAAGATGTTTGTGACTCAATCATTGATTGTGTGAATAAGACCGCACCCGTGGTTGATTATAAAACCCCATTTAAAATGCTCAGAACCACTAATATTCGTGATGGCAGAGTAAATACAAAAGATGTTCGATATGTTACAGAATACACTTACAAAGAATGGGTTAGAAGAGGAGCACCTAAAGTAGGTGATTTGATATTTACACGTGAAGCACCAGTTGGTGAGATCGGGGTATTAGAGGATGACAACGGCATTTTCCTAGGACAAAGAACAATGATGTATCGTGCCAACTTAAAAAAAGCCGATAATTATTTCTTGTTTTACTCGTTACAGAGTCGATTTTGTCAGAAGCAAATCGAAGATTTTAGCAATGGTGGAACTGTTGCTCATATGCGAGTTCCTGATTGTGGTGAGATTATTGTAAATATCCCACCACTCCCCGAACAAAAGAAAATCGCTCAAATCCTCTTCACTTGGGACAAAGCCATCACCACCACCGAACAACTACTTGCCAACAGCCAGCAGCAGAAAAAAGCCCTGATGCAGCAATTGCTGACGGGGAAAAAACGGTTGAAGGGGGTTGGTAGCGAATGGAAGAGTAATAAACTAGGTGAATTTTTTAGCCGTGTTACTGAGAAAAACAATGGTCAAAGCATTAATGTTGTGACAATTTCTGGTCAGCAAGGGTTGATTCGCCAAGATGAGTTTTTCAAAAAAAGTATCGCTTCAGATATTCTGGATGAATATTTTCTTCTGAGGAAAGGACAATTTGCTTATAACAAGAGTTATTCAAATGGATACCCGATGGGAGCTATCAAGCGATTGAACCGTTACGATGATGGCGTTGTGACAACATTGTATATTTGCTTTGAAGTCAGTGACAAAGATAGAGCAGACGCTGATTTTTTTGAGCATTACTTTGAATCCGGTTTAATGATCAAAGGACTGATGCAGATCGCAAATGAAGGTGGTCGAGCGCATGGGTTGTTAAATGTAAAACCAAGTGATTTTTTCAATTTAAAGATCAATATACCAAGTTTTGAAGAGCAGCAAAAAATCGCAGCCGTGCTTTCGGCGGCTGATCGTGAGATTGAGGTTTTGCAGCAAAAGCTTGAGGGTTTGAAGCAGGAGAAGAAAGCCCTGATGCAGCAGTTGTTGACGGGGAAACGGCGGGTGAAAGTATGA
- a CDS encoding restriction endonuclease subunit S produces the protein MLLKDIVSAKAGYPFRGAITAIPNAAVRVVQMKDTFVDQAIEWSACICTELPSQRSADFLSENDILFVARGTKNYAVLVDAAVANYQAVVAPHFYVLRLTTPSVLPAFLAWWLNQYPSQQYFQREAEGSVTKSIRRSVLENTPIVAPSPDRQHAIIGLANTLKQERQLAEQLLHNGERLMNAIANDLLHH, from the coding sequence ATGTTGCTCAAGGATATTGTGTCAGCCAAAGCAGGTTATCCGTTTCGCGGGGCAATCACGGCAATACCCAACGCAGCAGTGCGGGTGGTGCAAATGAAAGATACCTTTGTCGATCAAGCTATTGAGTGGTCGGCTTGTATTTGCACAGAGTTACCCAGCCAACGCTCAGCGGACTTTTTATCAGAAAATGATATTTTGTTTGTAGCACGCGGTACGAAAAATTATGCCGTGTTAGTCGATGCGGCGGTTGCGAACTACCAAGCAGTGGTAGCCCCTCACTTTTATGTATTACGTCTGACAACACCCAGCGTGTTACCTGCATTTCTAGCATGGTGGCTCAATCAATACCCCAGCCAGCAGTATTTCCAGCGCGAAGCCGAAGGCAGTGTGACCAAAAGCATCCGCCGCAGTGTGTTGGAAAATACCCCTATCGTTGCACCTTCGCCGGATAGACAACATGCCATTATTGGCCTTGCCAACACTTTGAAGCAGGAACGGCAACTGGCGGAGCAACTACTGCACAATGGTGAGCGATTGATGAATGCCATTGCCAATGACTTGTTACATCACTAA
- a CDS encoding PDDEXK nuclease domain-containing protein — MSRKHDIISNLQQFLLESGKGLAFVGRKQRIRIEDRNFYIDLVFYNIKLRCFLLINLKLGKLTQQDVEKMDTYIRIYDQHRKEEDDNPTIGLVLCRQKNEVVVKYSALTDSQQLFASKYLSHLPTEAELKRELEREQTLVESQIEESRRIYAA, encoded by the coding sequence ATGTCCCGAAAACATGACATCATCAGCAACCTGCAACAGTTCCTGTTGGAATCGGGCAAGGGGTTAGCGTTTGTGGGACGCAAGCAACGCATCCGCATTGAAGATCGGAATTTCTACATTGATCTGGTGTTTTACAACATCAAACTCAGATGCTTTCTGCTGATTAATCTCAAGCTGGGCAAGCTCACGCAGCAAGATGTGGAGAAAATGGATACCTACATTCGCATCTATGATCAGCACCGCAAGGAAGAGGATGATAACCCGACGATTGGGTTGGTATTGTGCCGCCAGAAAAACGAAGTGGTGGTGAAGTATTCGGCTCTCACCGATAGCCAGCAATTGTTTGCCTCCAAATATTTATCCCATTTGCCGACGGAAGCAGAACTTAAACGCGAGTTGGAACGCGAACAAACGTTGGTGGAATCGCAGATTGAAGAATCACGGAGGATTTATGCTGCCTAA
- the ureC gene encoding urease subunit alpha, whose protein sequence is MARISRQAYAEMYGPTTGDRVRLGDTALIIEVEHDHTVYGDEVKFGGGKVIRDGMGQCQRNDAEVVDVVITNALILDHWGIVKADIGIKHGRIVGIGKAGNPDTQAGVNILVGAGTEAIAGEGHILTAGGIDSHIHFICPQQIDEALMSGVTTMLGGGTGPATGTNATTCTPGIWNLHRMLEAADSLPMNLGFLGKGNASLPDPLREQVAAGAIGLKLHEDWGTTPAAIDNCLTVADEMDVQVAIHTDTLNESGFLEDTLAAMKGRVIHTYHTEGAGGGHAPDIIKACGQANILPSSTNPTRPYTINTVDEHLDMLMVCHHLSPAIAEDVAFAESRIRRETIAAEDILHDLGAFSMISSDSQAMGRVGEVIIRTWQTAHKMKVQRGSLGTDPATHDNFRAKRYIAKYTINPAITHGISHEVGSIEVGKLADLVLWKPAFFGAKPSLIIKGGMIIAAPMGDPNASIPTPQPVHYRPMFGAFGKAKHATTMTFLSQAGYNAGVHQQLGLQSLIGVVKNCRTISKASMIHNAYQPVIEVDSQTYQVRADGELLICEPASELPLAQRYFLF, encoded by the coding sequence ATGGCACGGATTAGCAGACAGGCTTACGCTGAAATGTACGGCCCTACCACGGGCGACCGCGTGCGTTTAGGCGACACCGCACTCATTATCGAAGTCGAACACGACCACACCGTGTACGGCGATGAAGTCAAATTCGGCGGCGGCAAAGTCATCCGCGACGGCATGGGGCAGTGCCAGCGCAACGATGCTGAAGTCGTCGATGTGGTGATTACTAACGCGCTGATCCTCGACCATTGGGGCATCGTCAAAGCCGACATCGGCATCAAACACGGGCGCATTGTCGGCATCGGCAAAGCAGGCAACCCTGACACCCAAGCAGGTGTGAACATTCTGGTCGGCGCAGGCACGGAAGCGATTGCGGGCGAAGGCCACATTCTCACCGCTGGCGGGATTGATTCGCACATCCACTTCATTTGCCCGCAACAAATCGACGAAGCCTTAATGTCCGGCGTGACTACCATGCTCGGCGGTGGCACGGGGCCCGCGACTGGGACGAATGCCACCACTTGCACCCCCGGCATCTGGAATTTGCACCGCATGTTGGAAGCCGCCGACAGCTTGCCGATGAACCTCGGTTTCTTGGGCAAAGGCAATGCCAGCCTGCCCGACCCCTTGCGCGAACAAGTTGCAGCGGGTGCAATCGGCTTGAAACTGCATGAAGACTGGGGAACGACACCTGCCGCGATTGATAACTGCCTGACAGTGGCGGATGAAATGGACGTGCAAGTCGCCATCCACACCGACACGCTGAACGAATCCGGTTTCCTCGAAGACACGCTTGCCGCTATGAAAGGGCGCGTTATCCACACTTACCACACCGAAGGCGCTGGCGGCGGACATGCCCCCGACATTATCAAAGCGTGTGGGCAAGCCAATATTTTGCCGTCCTCGACCAACCCGACGCGCCCTTACACCATCAATACGGTGGACGAACACCTCGACATGCTGATGGTTTGTCACCACCTGTCGCCTGCGATTGCCGAAGACGTGGCGTTTGCCGAAAGCCGCATTCGCCGCGAAACCATTGCTGCCGAAGACATTTTGCACGACTTGGGCGCGTTTTCGATGATTTCGTCGGACTCGCAAGCAATGGGGCGCGTGGGCGAAGTCATCATCCGCACTTGGCAAACCGCGCACAAAATGAAAGTGCAACGCGGCAGCCTTGGCACTGACCCCGCCACACACGACAACTTCCGCGCCAAACGTTACATTGCCAAATACACCATCAACCCGGCGATTACGCACGGCATTTCCCACGAAGTCGGTTCGATCGAAGTCGGCAAACTCGCGGATTTAGTGCTGTGGAAACCGGCGTTTTTCGGCGCAAAACCGAGCCTGATTATCAAAGGCGGCATGATTATCGCCGCACCAATGGGCGACCCGAATGCCTCTATTCCAACGCCTCAACCCGTGCATTACCGCCCAATGTTTGGCGCATTCGGCAAAGCCAAACACGCCACCACCATGACCTTCCTCTCGCAAGCAGGCTACAACGCAGGCGTGCATCAGCAATTGGGCTTACAAAGCCTGATTGGGGTGGTGAAAAACTGCCGTACTATCAGCAAAGCCAGCATGATTCACAACGCTTACCAGCCAGTGATTGAGGTCGATTCGCAAACCTATCAGGTGCGGGCGGATGGTGAATTGCTGATCTGTGAACCGGCGAGCGAATTACCGTTGGCACAACGTTACTTCCTGTTCTGA
- a CDS encoding ATP-binding protein, translating to MEEFTPEQLLEQLRELDEHPRIEAKRASEIGASVMQTDDLDPAAIALYRTLRRKVRPHAEELQVDDPEMLRALNLVKRQNGVYVPNVAGLLLLAKPLALRRLLPAVRVDYVRIQGTQWVEDPEQRFMTTFDLREPLLRLIPKLEATILDDMPRHFRLKEGDTQRSDQPLLPQKVVREAIINAVMHRDYQVNQPTLVVRYSNRLEIRNAGYSLKPEVVLGEMGSKLRNPILAAVLYDLDFAETKGSGIRTMRRLLEQAGLSAPVFTSDTLTNQFSAIVWLRQQGILL from the coding sequence ATGGAAGAATTCACCCCCGAACAGTTACTGGAACAGCTACGCGAACTAGACGAACACCCGCGCATTGAAGCCAAACGCGCTAGCGAGATCGGTGCTTCCGTCATGCAAACAGATGATCTTGACCCTGCGGCTATCGCGTTGTATCGCACTTTACGCAGAAAAGTTCGCCCTCATGCGGAAGAGTTGCAAGTTGATGATCCAGAAATGCTACGTGCGTTGAATCTGGTTAAACGCCAAAACGGTGTTTATGTCCCCAATGTTGCAGGGCTGTTGTTGCTGGCTAAACCATTAGCATTGCGCCGTTTGTTACCCGCTGTGCGTGTGGATTACGTGCGCATACAAGGAACACAATGGGTAGAAGATCCTGAACAACGCTTCATGACCACATTTGATCTTCGTGAACCCTTATTGCGCTTGATTCCAAAATTGGAAGCGACCATTTTGGACGATATGCCCCGCCACTTCCGTTTGAAAGAAGGCGACACGCAACGTTCGGATCAGCCTTTGCTACCACAAAAAGTGGTACGTGAAGCCATCATCAATGCAGTGATGCATCGCGATTACCAAGTCAATCAACCCACATTGGTAGTGCGCTACAGTAATCGGCTGGAGATTCGCAATGCAGGTTATTCGCTCAAGCCAGAGGTCGTGTTGGGGGAAATGGGGTCTAAACTGCGTAACCCGATTCTGGCAGCCGTCTTGTACGATCTGGATTTTGCCGAAACCAAAGGCTCAGGTATCCGCACGATGCGGCGCTTGCTAGAGCAGGCTGGATTAAGTGCGCCTGTATTTACGAGTGATACTTTAACTAACCAATTTTCAGCCATTGTCTGGTTACGTCAGCAAGGGATTTTATTATGA
- a CDS encoding AAA family ATPase encodes MLTYPIKIEGLKGVGSIELNLQENQRVYTLIGANGVGKTKTLEVLFQILFFSHQNVWQSLASNTNTPNTWSFKTVHIGESSVRIESNHVSLIKNGIGQLLSHSSPTVFLASQNRGFIQHDNKPAQAIGTLEQRRNAYFQRLIQGMNNNFTSLNMDTGIEEWFVTLAQSANPYQKQEDNRDIEIRVVLELLNKIDSRIDPKYMQISGDGRVNLKIDGQPRELSHLSTGFASILKMLQAIVSGYGYFTNETRLQQVKGIVLIDEIESHLHLSWQAKIIPLLKHLFPNTTFYITTHSSIVLSQLKAGEAYRLQRDTDGVVRTQAITSPNTTSLIDVLQEAFDIDLNRLKLDSLVPADQQQAKQQLLNLINGQGV; translated from the coding sequence ATGTTGACATACCCAATTAAAATCGAAGGACTCAAAGGCGTAGGCAGCATCGAGTTAAACCTACAGGAAAACCAGCGGGTTTATACCCTGATAGGGGCTAATGGTGTCGGTAAAACCAAAACACTCGAAGTGTTGTTTCAGATTTTATTTTTTAGTCATCAAAATGTATGGCAATCACTTGCTTCTAACACAAACACACCAAATACTTGGAGCTTTAAAACAGTACATATAGGTGAAAGCAGTGTTCGCATTGAATCAAACCATGTTTCGCTAATAAAGAATGGTATAGGACAACTTCTGTCCCATAGCTCACCTACTGTTTTTCTTGCTTCCCAAAACCGGGGATTTATTCAACACGACAACAAACCTGCCCAAGCTATTGGGACGCTAGAACAACGCCGTAATGCCTATTTCCAGCGTTTGATTCAAGGCATGAACAACAATTTCACCAGCCTGAATATGGATACGGGCATTGAAGAATGGTTTGTCACCCTAGCCCAATCCGCTAACCCTTACCAAAAGCAGGAAGATAACCGCGACATCGAAATCCGTGTAGTACTGGAGTTGCTAAACAAAATCGACAGCCGCATCGACCCCAAATACATGCAAATCAGCGGTGATGGTCGGGTCAATCTGAAAATTGATGGTCAGCCGCGTGAGCTTTCCCATCTGAGTACCGGCTTTGCCTCCATCCTGAAAATGCTACAGGCGATTGTGTCCGGTTACGGCTATTTCACCAATGAAACCCGCTTGCAACAGGTGAAGGGTATCGTGCTGATTGACGAAATCGAAAGCCACCTGCATCTGTCTTGGCAAGCAAAAATCATCCCCTTGCTCAAACACTTATTCCCGAATACCACCTTTTACATCACCACCCATTCTTCCATCGTGCTGTCACAGCTAAAGGCAGGAGAAGCCTATCGCCTGCAACGCGATACCGATGGCGTGGTGCGTACCCAAGCGATTACTTCACCCAATACCACCTCGTTGATTGATGTGCTGCAAGAAGCCTTTGATATTGATCTAAATCGTCTGAAGCTGGACAGTCTCGTTCCCGCTGATCAACAACAAGCGAAACAACAGTTGTTGAATCTGATCAATGGGCAAGGGGTTTAA